A window of Rhinatrema bivittatum chromosome 2, aRhiBiv1.1, whole genome shotgun sequence contains these coding sequences:
- the LOC115083223 gene encoding putative nuclease HARBI1, with product MLFGMSERDVVRAYRLSSQAILSLYEDLREDLDPKTNRYHAVPGLSKLLCALNFFGTGSFQNPVSKVAGMTQASVSRNLAQVLKAMMKRKRDYIFFPTDPAELQQIRSGFMGIAGMPNVLGAIDCTHIALRPGAEEESGFRNRKHFHSMNVQVVCDARLRILNVVANFPGSCHDAYILAHSNLATNFLEGKYGEGWLLGDGGYGSKPWLLTPLQSPHTNAEKRYNEAHASTRNVIERTFGVLKNLKFMSFKTLTEDDHTVKGL from the exons ATGCTCTTTGGCATGTCTGAGAGAGATGTTGTCCGAGCATACCGGCTGAGCTCACAGGCAATCTTGTCCCTGTATGAAGACCTGCGTGAGGACCTGGATCCCAAGACCAATCGATACCATGCTGTGCCCGGATTGAGTAAGCTTCTGTgtgccttaaatttttttggtaccggaagttttcaaaacccgGTGAGCAAAGTTGCAGGTATGACGCAGGCCTCTGTTTCACGGAATCTGGcccaggtgttgaaggccatgatgaagcggaAGAGGGACTATATATTCTTTCCTACGGATCCAGCAGAACTCCAACAGATCCGCAGTGGCTTCATGGGTATTGCCGGTATGCCTAACGTGTTAGGCGCTATCGACTGTACCCATATTGCGTTAAGACCCGGGGCGGAAGAAGAGAGTGGGTTCCGTAATCGCAAGCACTTTCATTCCATGAATGTGCAAGTGGTTTGCGACGCACGCCTTCGCATCCTAAATGTGGTAGCTAACTTTCCAGGGAGCtgccatgatgcctacattctcgcGCATTCCAATCTGGCTACTAATTTCCTTGAAGGAAAGTACGGCGAAggctggctacttg gtgatggcggctatggTTCTAAGCCTTGGTTACTAACACCGCTCCAGTCACCACACACAAATGCTGAGAAACGGTACAATGAGGCTCATGCCAGCACCAGAAACGTCATTGAACGCACCTTTGGAGTGCTGAAG AATTTGAAATTCATGTCTTTTAAGACATTAACGGAAGATGATCACACCGTTAAAGGATTGTAG